From the Deinococcus radiotolerans genome, one window contains:
- the ubiE gene encoding bifunctional demethylmenaquinone methyltransferase/2-methoxy-6-polyprenyl-1,4-benzoquinol methylase UbiE — translation MTKRPAVGDKQDKGSDVQAMFASIAPRYDLLNRVLSLGVDRGWRRAAAHEALALKPARVLDVATGTADFALELKTRAPQAEVIGSDFVPQMLAIGREKAAARHIDIRLEEGDALNLPYPDGSFDTITCAFGFRNFADYARGLAEFHRVLAPGGRAVILEFPPPRPGLLGSLFRVYFQHVLPRIGGLISGNAGAYSYLPESVLAFPEPERLAGLMRATGFRTRYRLLTFGIAAIHVGDKLP, via the coding sequence ATGACGAAGCGGCCCGCCGTGGGGGACAAGCAGGACAAGGGCAGTGACGTGCAGGCGATGTTCGCCAGCATCGCGCCCCGCTACGACCTACTCAACCGCGTGCTCAGTCTCGGCGTGGATCGAGGCTGGCGGCGCGCCGCGGCGCACGAGGCCCTAGCCCTGAAGCCCGCCCGGGTGCTGGACGTGGCGACCGGCACGGCAGATTTTGCGCTGGAACTCAAGACCCGCGCTCCTCAGGCCGAGGTGATCGGTAGTGACTTCGTCCCGCAGATGCTCGCCATCGGCCGGGAGAAGGCCGCCGCGCGGCACATCGACATCCGCTTAGAAGAGGGGGACGCGCTGAACCTGCCGTACCCCGACGGGAGTTTCGACACGATCACCTGCGCGTTCGGCTTCCGGAACTTCGCGGATTACGCGCGTGGTCTCGCGGAATTTCACCGGGTGCTCGCGCCGGGCGGGCGGGCCGTCATCCTGGAGTTCCCCCCGCCCCGCCCCGGCCTGCTGGGCAGCCTGTTCCGCGTGTACTTCCAGCACGTGCTGCCGCGCATCGGTGGGCTGATCAGCGGGAATGCGGGCGCGTACTCGTACCTCCCCGAGAGCGTCCTGGCCTTCCCCGAACCCGAACGCCTGGCGGGGCTCATGCGCGCCACGGGCTTCCGCACCCGCTACCGCCTGCTGACCTTCGGCATTGCCGCGATCCACGTCGGGGACAAACTGCCGTAG
- a CDS encoding class I SAM-dependent methyltransferase, whose product MTERSAAQFNAHADQYARSEVHRAGPSLPVLLRLAAPTPADHALDVATGTGNTALALAPHVDRVTGIDVADAMLAHARDRAAREGQANSVFTHGDAEALPFADGTFTLVTSRHAPHHFAHLDRFLREAWRVLRPGGRLVIADQISPTPELQAWTDTYQRLRDPSHHAQRPVQAWQALSAQAGFTWAAYEVVPYDLPFDWWTQQSGCTPGTVAALRAHAATLDAAQQQAAGLILNEAGDLIAHREPMLVVRLDKTTA is encoded by the coding sequence ATGACGGAACGCAGCGCCGCGCAGTTCAACGCCCACGCCGACCAGTACGCCCGCAGCGAGGTTCACCGCGCCGGGCCCAGCCTGCCCGTCCTGCTGCGCCTGGCGGCCCCCACCCCGGCCGATCACGCGCTGGACGTCGCGACCGGCACCGGGAACACGGCCCTGGCGCTGGCCCCGCACGTGGACCGCGTCACCGGCATTGATGTGGCCGATGCCATGCTGGCCCACGCCCGCGACCGCGCCGCGCGCGAAGGTCAGGCCAACAGCGTGTTCACCCACGGGGACGCCGAGGCGCTGCCGTTCGCGGACGGCACGTTCACGCTGGTCACGTCCCGGCACGCCCCGCACCACTTCGCGCACCTGGACCGCTTCCTGCGCGAAGCGTGGCGGGTCCTGCGGCCCGGCGGGCGGCTGGTGATCGCGGACCAGATCAGCCCCACCCCCGAGTTGCAGGCGTGGACGGACACGTACCAGCGCCTGCGCGACCCCAGCCACCACGCCCAGCGGCCCGTGCAGGCCTGGCAGGCCCTGAGCGCCCAGGCGGGCTTCACGTGGGCCGCGTATGAGGTGGTGCCCTACGACCTGCCCTTCGACTGGTGGACGCAGCAGAGCGGCTGCACGCCGGGCACGGTTGCCGCGCTGCGCGCCCACGCCGCCACCCTGGACGCCGCGCAGCAGCAGGCGGCGGGGCTGATCCTGAATGAGGCCGGTGACCTGATCGCCCACCGCGAACCCATGCTGGTCGTGCGGCTGGACAAGACCACGGCCTGA
- a CDS encoding LysR family transcriptional regulator — protein sequence MASLDLFRVFVAVYRAGSVSGAARERHLTQPAVSAQIAALEARVGEALFRRTPRGMQPTERGKLLYAQVASGVDQLHAADRALRGRQPGVLPLRVGGPPEVLRALLPALRGESALHLTFAPEAALLAGLRGGSLDAALSARVPEDRALHALPVAAVPFTLIVPATWADWPADPAALGAWLNARPWVSYSVDLPATRRFFTGALGVRFAARAALTVPDLTVVVQAVGLDVGASLVPRLAALDALAARQVAEIAVGSAGSATRWWWLRRAADEDRPDLLALGGALRDRAAALGFSSGS from the coding sequence ATGGCTTCACTGGACCTGTTCCGGGTGTTTGTGGCGGTGTACCGCGCGGGCAGCGTGAGCGGCGCCGCCCGCGAGCGGCACCTGACGCAGCCGGCCGTCAGCGCGCAGATCGCGGCGCTGGAGGCGCGGGTGGGCGAGGCGCTGTTCCGCCGCACGCCGCGCGGCATGCAGCCCACCGAGCGCGGCAAGCTGCTGTACGCGCAGGTGGCGTCCGGCGTGGATCAGCTGCACGCGGCCGACCGGGCCCTGCGGGGCCGCCAGCCGGGCGTCCTGCCGCTGCGGGTGGGCGGCCCGCCAGAGGTCCTGCGCGCCCTGCTGCCCGCCCTGCGGGGCGAGTCTGCGCTGCACCTGACCTTCGCGCCCGAGGCGGCGCTGCTGGCGGGCCTGCGCGGCGGCAGCCTGGACGCCGCGCTGAGTGCCCGCGTGCCCGAGGACCGCGCCTTGCACGCCCTGCCGGTCGCGGCCGTGCCGTTCACATTGATCGTCCCGGCGACCTGGGCGGACTGGCCCGCGGACCCCGCGGCGCTGGGCGCGTGGCTGAACGCCCGCCCGTGGGTGAGTTACAGCGTGGACCTGCCGGCCACGCGCCGCTTCTTCACGGGCGCGCTGGGCGTGCGCTTCGCGGCGCGCGCGGCCCTGACCGTCCCGGACCTGACCGTGGTGGTGCAGGCGGTCGGGCTGGACGTGGGCGCCAGTCTGGTCCCGCGCCTGGCCGCGCTGGACGCCCTGGCCGCCCGGCAGGTGGCGGAGATCGCGGTGGGGTCCGCTGGCAGCGCCACGCGCTGGTGGTGGCTGCGCCGCGCGGCAGACGAGGACCGCCCGGACCTGCTGGCCCTGGGCGGGGCGCTGCGGGACCGGGCGGCGGCACTGGGGTTCAGTTCAGGGTCTTGA
- a CDS encoding ABC transporter ATP-binding protein gives MTSSSQSARDLWRTLRLTLPDLWRAQPLVTAGLFLSGAAQGLLPAVTVLIGKWTVDGVSGLLRGQPVNLAALVGAWVGAALLSQVTAPVTQVLQGAAADHYTLHVNQRLMRRMTELQGLDVLEDPQFHDDLEVLQGGASHRPLNLLSTLVYALRGLVAALSVAATLLLVGWWVPLVVVAGLLPLMARQMQFHRLGWSLFIQKTPEAREVNYLSRVALRHEYAKEVRLYGLAPHLQRDALTRTRAYQRTLRAQRTRGLLTLLPFEALSLLVTGGLFAFVVAQAQAGRVGAGSVALVVTALGALRQELSSLTEMGSLGTQHLSWFAKLHAFLNAPGGVQSPAQPRPLPGDGTVTLCGVSFAYRDQPPALRDVTLHIPAGQTVAIVGENGAGKSTLIKLLLRYYDPTAGRILIGAGDGQTDLRDLDLTAWRAQVAAVFQDFARFEWTLRENILLGQPQDDARLKVAVHGSGLRGVLNDTCTLDTRLGQAFGGTELSGGGWQKLATARALYRGARVLILDEPTAALDPRSEAEVFGTFAALARGRTTLLVTHRLGSVLMADRVLVLKAGRIIEDGKHADLLARGGEYADLWALQARQYEEPVEAALSLSASGG, from the coding sequence ATGACCTCATCCTCCCAGTCCGCCCGTGACCTGTGGCGCACCCTGCGCCTGACCCTGCCGGACCTGTGGCGCGCCCAGCCGCTGGTCACGGCGGGCCTGTTCCTCAGCGGCGCGGCGCAGGGCCTGCTGCCCGCCGTGACGGTCTTGATCGGCAAGTGGACGGTGGACGGCGTGAGCGGCCTGCTGCGCGGCCAGCCGGTGAACCTCGCCGCGCTGGTGGGCGCGTGGGTGGGCGCGGCGCTGCTCTCGCAGGTCACGGCGCCCGTCACGCAGGTCCTGCAGGGCGCCGCAGCCGACCACTACACACTGCACGTGAACCAGCGCCTGATGCGCCGCATGACCGAGCTGCAGGGATTGGACGTGCTCGAAGATCCGCAGTTCCACGATGACCTTGAGGTGCTCCAGGGGGGCGCCAGCCACCGCCCCCTGAACCTGCTGTCCACGCTGGTGTACGCGCTGCGCGGGCTGGTGGCGGCGCTCAGCGTGGCGGCCACGCTGCTGCTGGTCGGGTGGTGGGTGCCTCTGGTGGTCGTGGCGGGCCTGCTGCCCCTGATGGCCCGGCAGATGCAGTTCCACCGGCTGGGCTGGAGCCTGTTCATCCAGAAAACGCCCGAAGCGCGCGAGGTGAACTACCTGTCCCGCGTGGCCCTGCGCCACGAGTACGCCAAGGAGGTCCGCCTGTACGGCCTCGCCCCGCACCTGCAACGCGACGCGCTGACCCGCACGCGCGCGTACCAGCGGACCCTGCGCGCCCAGCGCACGCGCGGCCTGCTGACCCTGCTGCCCTTCGAGGCGCTGTCGCTGTTGGTCACCGGCGGGCTGTTCGCGTTCGTGGTCGCGCAGGCGCAGGCCGGGCGGGTCGGGGCGGGCAGCGTGGCCCTGGTGGTCACGGCCCTCGGGGCCCTGCGGCAGGAACTGAGCAGCCTGACCGAGATGGGCAGCCTCGGCACGCAGCACCTCAGCTGGTTCGCCAAGCTGCACGCCTTCCTGAACGCGCCCGGCGGCGTGCAGAGCCCCGCGCAGCCCCGCCCCCTTCCGGGAGACGGCACGGTCACGCTCTGCGGCGTGAGCTTCGCGTACCGGGACCAGCCGCCCGCCCTGCGGGACGTGACCCTGCACATCCCGGCCGGGCAGACCGTGGCCATCGTGGGGGAGAACGGCGCGGGCAAGAGCACCCTGATCAAGCTGCTGCTGCGCTACTACGACCCCACGGCCGGGCGCATCCTGATCGGCGCGGGCGACGGACAGACCGACCTGCGCGACCTCGACCTGACCGCGTGGCGCGCGCAGGTCGCCGCCGTCTTCCAGGACTTCGCCCGCTTCGAGTGGACGCTGCGCGAGAACATCCTGCTGGGGCAGCCGCAGGATGACGCGCGCCTGAAGGTCGCCGTGCACGGCAGCGGCCTGAGGGGCGTGCTGAACGACACCTGCACGCTGGACACCCGGCTGGGGCAGGCGTTCGGCGGCACCGAACTCTCCGGCGGGGGGTGGCAGAAACTCGCGACCGCCCGCGCCCTGTACCGGGGCGCCCGCGTGCTGATCCTCGACGAACCCACTGCCGCCCTCGACCCCCGCAGCGAGGCCGAGGTGTTCGGCACCTTCGCCGCCCTGGCGCGCGGGCGCACCACGCTGCTCGTCACGCACCGCCTGGGCAGCGTCCTGATGGCCGACCGGGTGCTTGTCCTGAAAGCCGGGCGGATCATCGAGGACGGCAAGCACGCCGACCTCCTCGCGCGGGGCGGCGAGTACGCGGACCTGTGGGCCCTACAGGCCCGCCAGTACGAGGAACCGGTGGAAGCCGCCCTGAGCCTCAGCGCCAGCGGAGGGTGA